A portion of the Leptospirales bacterium genome contains these proteins:
- a CDS encoding RNA-binding protein: protein MSRKLFVGGLSWNTNNDGLRRSFEQFGAVEEAKVILDRDTGRSRGFGFVTFSQEEDAARAMAEMDGQNLDGRTIRVNQAEDNRGPRGGGGRGERGGDRGDRGDRGGRHHG from the coding sequence ATGTCCCGCAAGCTGTTCGTCGGCGGATTGAGTTGGAATACCAACAACGATGGATTACGCCGTAGCTTTGAACAATTTGGCGCCGTCGAAGAGGCGAAGGTCATCCTGGATCGAGATACCGGCCGCTCGCGCGGTTTTGGCTTTGTAACCTTCAGCCAGGAGGAAGATGCAGCCAGGGCAATGGCGGAAATGGACGGGCAGAACCTTGATGGGCGAACGATTCGCGTGAACCAGGCTGAGGACAATCGCGGTCCGCGCGGGGGCGGCGGCCGCGGCGAGCGCGGGGGCGATCGTGGCGATCGAGGAGATCGCGGCGGACGCCACCACGGCTGA